CATCCACAGAGACGCTGACCTTGTCGCCTGGTTTCATGCGCTCAAGCTGCGACTCTTTGAAGTTCGCAACCACCCACACGTTCGGGGAGACCAGCGAGAACAGCGCCGTTCCCGCCTGCACCAGCGTGCCGGGCTGAACGTTACGTTTGGTGACAAAGCCGTCGAACGGGGCGCGCACCTCGGTGTACGAAAGATTGAGATTGGCGGTTTCGAGCTGCGCTTTCGCCTGGTCAACCTGACGTTCACGCGCTTCGACGTTGGTCTCCTGCTGGCGAATCTGCAGCTGAACCTGCTCCGCCACCTCAAGCTGCGCCTGCGCGCTGGCCAGGCCAGCCTGAGCGCTACGCAGCTGGGCATTAGCGGAATCGATACTTTGCTGGGTGGTCGCTCGGGGGTCAACGCCGCGCTGGCGGCGATACTCGGCCTGGGCGTTCGCCATATCTGCCTGCGCCTTGAGCACCTGCGCTTTGGCTTCGTCGCGCTGGGCAGGATACTGCACCTTCGAGAGCGCCAGCTGGGCCTGCGCCTGATGCAGCTGTGCCACGGCCAGCCCAAGCTGGGCCTGCGCCTGGTCGCGCTGCGCGGCGGTATCGCGCGGATCGATAACCACCAGCACATCACCTTTCTTTACGCGCTGGTTATCGCGCACCCGCAGCTCGGTGACATAGCCCGCCGTTTTGGGGGCGATGGTCACCACGTCGCCGTCGGTGAAGGCGTCGTCCGTGGTCTCTTCGTTACGGGTTAAAAACCACCAGACCAGCGCCACCACAACCATCACCACGACAACGATGCCGAGGATAATTAACGGTTTTTTGCCGGGGCGCTTGCGTTCTTTATTGTTTTTTTCCTGCTCGTCAGCAGGGGGATTTTGTTCTTCTGCCATGGTCAGCAACGGTCCTGTCAGTGAGCGGCATCACACTATGCCGTTCACTAAAGCTAGGACGTTGCTATACATTTGCCAGGATAAACTGACAAATAACGCACTATATGAGAAGGAATAGTCCGAATCCGATCCCCGCTGCCCAGGCCAGCATGGGGATCGACCACAGGTGGAAGCGCCACCAGATGCGGCGATCGTTCGCCATCCGCAGGGCAATGAGGTTCGCGAGCGAGCCGGGAAGCAGCCCAAAGCCGCCGATGTTGACCGCCCAGGCCAGCAGCGCCGTTGGGGGAACGTAGTTAAGCAGCAGAATGGTGGACGGGACATTGCTGATAAACTGCGACAGCCCAATTGCCGTCAGCCACAGCGCCGGCTGAGACAGGCCGCTGACGCCGTGCAGAACGTGCTGTAGCACCGGCAGCTGGATCAGCAGATGCACATCGATAAACATCGCCATAAAGACCAACAGCAGCGTCCAGTCGACGCTCACCAGCACGCGTCTTGCCAGCAGCAGGAACCCACCGGCCACCAGCAGCACGCCCGCCAGTTCGAACTTCATTTCCAGCGCCGTCAGGAAAACGATATACAGCCCCAGGCAACTCCAGACCAGACGCGGCTGCCACTGCGGGCCGGGGGTGCCGCTGTGGTACTGAAGTTTTTTGGCTGGAAAGGCGAACCAGGCGACGAGCAGCAGCGAGGCCATCATCACCAGCGCCAGCGGGGCCATCTGCCAGGTAAAGGCAGCAAATGACAGGCCGGAGCGCCCCCACAGCAGAATATTTTGCGGGTTGCCGATGGGGGTGAGCAGTGAACCGGCATTGACGGCCAGCGCCTCGAAAATGATCAGCCGGGTGACCGGGATTTCGCACAGCTTACGCAGCGTAAGGGTCAGCGGCACAACGATAAACAGCGCCACGTCGTTGGTGAGAAAGGTCGACAGCACTGCCGCAGACAGCACCATAAACAGCGCCAGCCTGCGTTCGGTGGCAAAGCGGCGCACCATTTTGCGCCCCAGCACGTCAAAATAGCCGCTCAGCTCAACCCCTTTGGTGAGCATCATCAAACCGCTCAGGGTAATGATGGTGCGCCAGTCAATCGCCGCCGGCCAGGCCTGCGGCGCGAACGGCACAAAAAGACTCAGCCCGATTCCAGTAATAATTAACAGATGAAAGAAACGATCGCGTGCAAGAGCCTGCAGTCCGGGGATCTTCATTCAGCGGAGGGACCATATTTAAGGGTAAATTCGCGGAACTTCACCAGCGTCTCTTCACTAACGTGATGCTCCATCCCTTCCGCGTCCCGACGGGCAATCTCCGGGCTTACGCCCAGCACCAGTAAAAAGTTCTCGACGATCTGATGCCGCTCGCGGCTCTCCTGCGCCAGCTTTTCCCCTTCCGGCGTCAGA
This region of Enterobacter cancerogenus genomic DNA includes:
- a CDS encoding anion transporter, giving the protein MKIPGLQALARDRFFHLLIITGIGLSLFVPFAPQAWPAAIDWRTIITLSGLMMLTKGVELSGYFDVLGRKMVRRFATERRLALFMVLSAAVLSTFLTNDVALFIVVPLTLTLRKLCEIPVTRLIIFEALAVNAGSLLTPIGNPQNILLWGRSGLSFAAFTWQMAPLALVMMASLLLVAWFAFPAKKLQYHSGTPGPQWQPRLVWSCLGLYIVFLTALEMKFELAGVLLVAGGFLLLARRVLVSVDWTLLLVFMAMFIDVHLLIQLPVLQHVLHGVSGLSQPALWLTAIGLSQFISNVPSTILLLNYVPPTALLAWAVNIGGFGLLPGSLANLIALRMANDRRIWWRFHLWSIPMLAWAAGIGFGLFLLI
- a CDS encoding HlyD family secretion protein; translated protein: MAEEQNPPADEQEKNNKERKRPGKKPLIILGIVVVVMVVVALVWWFLTRNEETTDDAFTDGDVVTIAPKTAGYVTELRVRDNQRVKKGDVLVVIDPRDTAAQRDQAQAQLGLAVAQLHQAQAQLALSKVQYPAQRDEAKAQVLKAQADMANAQAEYRRQRGVDPRATTQQSIDSANAQLRSAQAGLASAQAQLEVAEQVQLQIRQQETNVEARERQVDQAKAQLETANLNLSYTEVRAPFDGFVTKRNVQPGTLVQAGTALFSLVSPNVWVVANFKESQLERMKPGDKVSVSVDAWPDMALEGHIDSIQQGSGSRFSAFPSENATGNFVKIVQRVPVKIVIDKGLDPNKPLPLGLSVEPKVTVE